From a region of the Hemibagrus wyckioides isolate EC202008001 linkage group LG06, SWU_Hwy_1.0, whole genome shotgun sequence genome:
- the atp5mc3a gene encoding ATP synthase membrane subunit c locus 3a produces the protein MYACAKFVSTPALVRSGSRALYRPMSAAVLSRPEVKTEASAALLPQSPLTQVCLRGFQTSAVSRDIDTAAKFIGAGAATVGVAGSGAGIGTVFGSLIIGYARNPSLKQQLFSYAILGFALSEAMGLFCLMVAFLILFAM, from the exons ATGTACGCCTGTGCGAAATTCGTCTCCACACCTGCCCTG GTCCGCTCTGGATCCCGGGCTTTGTACAGACCCATGTCTGCTGCCGTACTGTCTAGGCCAGAGGTCAAAACAGAG GCTTCTGCTGCTCTCCTGCCCCAGTCTCCCCTCACTCAGGTGTGTCTGCGAGGATTCCAGACCAGTGCAGTGAGCCGTGACATCGACACTGCCGCCAAGTTCATCGGAGCTGGAGCTGCCACTGTCGGTGTGGCCGGATCCGGTGCTGGAATCGGAACTGTCTTTGGCAGTCTGATCATTGGATATGCCAG GAACCCATCTCTGAAGCAGCAGCTTTTCTCATATGCTATTCTGGGATTCGCTTTGTCTGAAGCCATGGGTCTCTTCTGTTTGATGGTTGCTTTCCTCATCCTGTTTGCCATGTAA